The genomic window ATCGACGCGCCCCTGAGCACCATCTGGAAGCTGCAGACCGACGTGGAGAAGTGGCCGTCCTGGCAGGCGCCCGTGCTCACCAACGAGCGCCTCGACCACGGCCCGTTCCGGAAGGGTTCGCGGTTCCGGTGGACGACGCCGGCGCCCGCCACGCCCACGACCCCCGCCACCACCCTGGAGATCACCTCCACCGTCCGGCAGTTCCAGCGCGGTGCCTGCATCCTGTGGAGCGGGCCCGCGATCGGCGAAGGGCTGCGCATCGACGAGGGTGTTCACCTGTGGCGCTTCGAGAAGGTCGAGGGTGGTGTCCGCGTGCACACCGAGGAGACCTGGACCGGCGCGCAGGTCGAAGCGGACGTTCCCACCGCGACCGCGGCACTCGGCTGGGGTCTCGAGGCGTGGCTGCGCGACCTGAAGGCCGCCGCCGAGGCCCGCGGTGATCGGCGGTGACCGCGCCACAGGGCTGTTCGAATTATGTCCCGATGGTGTCACTTCGCGGGCAAGTGCGTTGCGGGTGCAACGCGTTGTGGGAGAGCATGTTCGGGACGTAGGTGACCCAGACAAACGGGGGTGGACACGACGTGAAGTTCGACATGGGGTCGACGACCCTGGCGGAGCTCGGGAAGAGCACGGTCGGATCGAGTGACGACCTGGGGACGCTGATCCAACTGCTGATCAGCGCGGCGGAACCGCTGGAGGGCAAGTTCAACGGCGCGGGCAAGCTCGCGTTCGATTCGTTCAAGAACCGCGCGGACGAGATCACCGCCGATCTGAACGGCTCGCTCGCCGCGATCCTGGGCGGTCAGTCCGGCATGGACAACGCGTTCGGCACCGGTGACGTGGAGTCCCAGGACAACGCCAACCAGAACATGGGCCTGGCCAACTTCGACGCGGCGCGCTTCGGCGCCCGATAAGCAGGAACGAGGGGGAAGTATCCATGGCTCAGAACCAGGACCGCCGTTCGTACGACACCGGGGCCTCGGGCGAGGTACAGACCGCGCTCGGCACGATCGTGGGGCAGTTGGAGCGGGTACTCGGCGACCGCGACGCCGCGGTCAAGGCCGCGATGACCGAATTCCAGGCCGACGGTGTCTCGGACGACTACCACGGCAAGGAAGAGCGCTGGAAGAAGGCCGCGGGCGAGGTCCGCGAGATCATCCGCCTGGTGCGCACCACGCTGGAACAGAACGACGGCACCGCCCAGTCCACGCTGGCCAAGGCCCGCGCGGCGGTCGACCAGATCGGCTGACACAGAGGTCGTGACACAGAGGTCGTGACACAGAGGTCGTGACACAGAGGCAGTGACAGAGGGGTCCCGTAGCGGTGGCAGCGCAGGATTACGACAGCCAGTTGCTGGAGTCGGTGTCGGTGCGGCGCCGACGGCTGCGGGACGCCCTGCTGTTCGGGGCGCAACGGCAGCGGCGCTCGGTGGACGAGCGGATCGGAAAGGTGTTCGCCGGGGTCGTCATCGCGGCGGTGTTGTGCGCGGGATGTGTGGGGTGGTCATTCGTGTCGAACCGCATCATCGGCAAGAGCCCGTACGGGAGTTCGGTGCAGCCATCGGTCACGCCTTCTCCGACCGCTTCACCAACCGCGTCCACAGCGGTTTCCACAGGCCCGACCAGCACTTCTACCCGGTGATAGGTTCGAAAACGTGATGTCTACGGGGACGTTGGGGCAGACCACGGACGGCGGGCGTACGGCGCTCAGCCGGGTCACGCTGGTGGGTGAGCGGCGGCGCGTGGATCTCGTGCTGCCCTCGCGGGAACCGGTCGGACTGCTGCTACCGGAGATCATGCGGCTGCTCGACGACCAGGTCGGCGGGCGGCCCGAGTTGAGGCATCTCGTCACCGCGGACGGTTCCGCGCTCGCGCACGACAGCACGCTGGAGTCGGCCGGGGTCCCGGACGGTGCCGTGCTGCGGCTCGTCCGGGCCGAGGACGCGCCGTCGGCGCCCGTCGTGCACGACGTCACGGACGAGGCCGCCGAGGACCTCGACGCCCGCGGCTGGCGCTGGCGCCCGGCCACGCGCCGGGTCACCGCCGGGATCGCCACGGTCGGCTGGGCCCTGGCCGCCGGGACGTTCGCGCGGGCCGCGTACGAACCCGGAGTCGTCGCCGGCGCGCTGCTCGCCGTGGCCGTCGTGGCCGCGCTCGCGGGTGCGCTGCTGGGGCGGATCAAGAAGGCGGGGCCGGCGACGACGCTGATCACCACCGCCGGTGCGCTGGGGCTGCTCGGCGCCTCGACGTGGGCGGAAGCACAGGAGTGGTCCGCGACACCGCAGGTCGCGGCCATGGCCACGGCCGGGGTCGGCACGCTCGCCCTGCTCGGTCTCTTCACCCCGCTCGGGCGTGGTGGGCTGGTCGGGGCCGGGGCGCTGGCCGGGGCGGCGGTGTGCTGGCTGGGGGTCGCCGCGTTCGTGTCGGGCGCGGTGTCGTTGTCGGTGACGGACCAGGCCGAGGTGGGGGCCGTTCTCGCGGTGGTCTCCGTGATCGTGCTCGGGCTGCTGCCGCGGCTCGCGCTGATGGCGTCGGGGCTCTCCGGCCTCGACGACCGGCGTTCCGGGGGCGCCTCGGTGAGCCGGTTCCAGGTGTCGGCGGCCCTCACCGCCACGCACCGGGGGCTGGTCCTGGCGACGGTCACCATGGCCGTCTCGGCGGCCGCGGCGGGGGTGTTCGCCCTGCGCGCGCCCACCAAGTGGACCGTCCTGCTGGCCGTCCTCACCATGGTCGTCCTCGCGCTGCGCGCCCGGGCGTTCCCGCTGGTCGCCGAGGTCGTGGTGCTGCTCGGCGCGGCGGCCGTGCTCGCCGTGCGGCTGGTCTCGGTCTGGCTGGACCACTCCGGCGACGCGGCCGGCCCGCTCGCCGTCCTCGTTCTGCTGGCCGTGCTACCGCTGCTGGTGCTCGCCGTGCAGCCCGCCGAGCACGTACGGGTACGGCTCCGGCGCTTCGGCGACACGCTTGAGTCCATCGGCGTCATCACCCTGTTCCCGCTGCTCATCGGGGTGTTCGGCGTGTACGGACGACTGCTCGACACCTTCGCGTAGGAGCTGGGGACCGCACATGGCGCAGGCAGGGGCAGGGGCAGGGGACTGGCAGCGGGATGTGCTGCGGGAGCTGGGGCAGGAGGGGGCCGGGGGCGGTAACGGTGCCGCGAGCGATTCGGGTGCCGGTGAGGCTGACTTCGCCGGTGGAGGCAGCGGTTCCGGTGCCGGCGGGGCGGCTGATTCGGCATCGGGATCGGGATCGGGATCGGGATCGTCCGGTGTAGCGGCGACGCCCGAAGCACCGGCCCGTCGGGCGGAGCCGACACTGAGGCTGGTGCGTTCCGAGCCGTCCAAGCCGTCGGGGCTGCCCGAGCCGTCGGTGCTGTCCAAGCCGTCGGGGCTGCCCGAGCCGGCGGTGCCTTCGGGTCCGGCGG from Streptomyces sp. DSM 40750 includes these protein-coding regions:
- a CDS encoding SRPBCC family protein, which gives rise to MFSMRTAALTVSLAVAGLLGTAVPYAQAAEHSDMSVCRGEGVDPTARIRYRADVVIDAPLSTIWKLQTDVEKWPSWQAPVLTNERLDHGPFRKGSRFRWTTPAPATPTTPATTLEITSTVRQFQRGACILWSGPAIGEGLRIDEGVHLWRFEKVEGGVRVHTEETWTGAQVEADVPTATAALGWGLEAWLRDLKAAAEARGDRR
- a CDS encoding pore-forming ESAT-6 family protein, encoding MAQNQDRRSYDTGASGEVQTALGTIVGQLERVLGDRDAAVKAAMTEFQADGVSDDYHGKEERWKKAAGEVREIIRLVRTTLEQNDGTAQSTLAKARAAVDQIG
- the eccD gene encoding type VII secretion integral membrane protein EccD, with product MSTGTLGQTTDGGRTALSRVTLVGERRRVDLVLPSREPVGLLLPEIMRLLDDQVGGRPELRHLVTADGSALAHDSTLESAGVPDGAVLRLVRAEDAPSAPVVHDVTDEAAEDLDARGWRWRPATRRVTAGIATVGWALAAGTFARAAYEPGVVAGALLAVAVVAALAGALLGRIKKAGPATTLITTAGALGLLGASTWAEAQEWSATPQVAAMATAGVGTLALLGLFTPLGRGGLVGAGALAGAAVCWLGVAAFVSGAVSLSVTDQAEVGAVLAVVSVIVLGLLPRLALMASGLSGLDDRRSGGASVSRFQVSAALTATHRGLVLATVTMAVSAAAAGVFALRAPTKWTVLLAVLTMVVLALRARAFPLVAEVVVLLGAAAVLAVRLVSVWLDHSGDAAGPLAVLVLLAVLPLLVLAVQPAEHVRVRLRRFGDTLESIGVITLFPLLIGVFGVYGRLLDTFA